The DNA sequence CACTGGCAGCATTTGGGGAGAACTGTCTCCTGAATGATATTGACGCCATTATCAAACTCAATGAAATGTGCAATGAAGGCGGTATGGATACCATTTCGGCCGGTTCTACGCTGGCCTGGGCCATGGAGTGTATGGAACACGGCGTACTGACACCGGAAGACCTGGATGGCATCAACCTGACCTGGGGCAATGGAGACGCCATGATAGAACTTCTCGACCGGATGATCCAAGGCAAGGGCGCGGGAGAGAAACTGATGAACGGACAGCGAGCCGCCATTCAGGCGTTTGGCCGGGGTGCAGAATTTGAAACCACGGCCGGCGGAGTCGAACCCGGCATGCATGACAGCCGCCGATCCAAAGGGTATAACCGCATCTATCAGTTTGATCCGACTCCGGGCCGCCATATGAAGGGCGGAGATCCCTGGTCACCGCTTGATACTCCGAACAGACCCAGTCGGGATGTCGAAATGATGACGGCGGTGGAAGTCCTGAATTCTGCAGGTTTCTGCGCTTTCTCGAGCCGTGGGTTCAAGAAGGACACAATCAATCAGTTCATCAGCTATACCACCGGCCGCCGATTTGATCTGGAGGAACAGCTGCGAACCGGAAAACGCATTTTCTTCATGCGCCATCTGTTTAATCTGCGGGAGGGGATCACAAAGAAGGATCTGACCATATCGCCTCGGCTCAATGGCCCGTTGGACAAGGGTCCTCTGGCCGGTGTGGTGATCCCCAGTGACCAGATGGGTGATGATTTCTTCCGGGAGCTCGGCTGGGATCCTGATACCCTGATTCCTCCCAGGGAATGGCTGGAAGAGCTCGGCGGCTTCGAATTCGCTTATGATTTCCTCTATGGTAATACAAAATGATCATTTCAGTCCGGGCCATCCTGAATTCTGCGCCGTCTCTTCGACAGTCCCTGGAGCTGGCAGAATATTCCACCGTCCAGAATGCGCTGAACCACCTGGGTCTGACAGAGCACCTGCAGATCGAGGGCCAGGTTATTACGATTCTGGTCAACGGGCGGGAGGCGGTGCCTGACACCGTGCTGGCAGACAATGACCGCCTCTTGCTGCTTCAGGCAATGACAGGAGGCTAATGAACGGCTGCATCGTTGTGTAATCCACAATCCCAATCTCTGTTAGCATCAGCATAGAATGAAAATTCTATGCTGATCATTATTTTACTAACATCATTTCATTCCTGTGCTATAATGAAAATAGTCTGAAATCGTTTAGGGGGAATGAAAATGAAGAAACTGTTATCTGCTATGCTGCTCCTGGTCATGTCGCTGTCACTGTCCGCCTGCAGTGGAGTGAATGAGGCCGCCGTTCCGGTGGACGAATACTTTAAGGCAGCCAAAACCCTGGATACCGTTGCAATGGAAAAGCAAATTCTGCCGACCAACACGGACGGGATCGAAAAGAACAAGGAACTGCTCCAGGCCGAAGATGATCCATTTTCGAAATTATTCGTAGATTTCATGAAAGACAAAGCGAAGAAGATGACTTATACCATCAAAGAGACGAAAGTCGACGGGGACAAGGCTACGATTACGGTAGATACGAAATATGTCGATGCCGGTCCGCTGCTGAAAGCCGTCTTTGGCGACCTGATCATGAAGATGATGGGCAGCGCCCTGAGCGGCGGCGAACCTTCTGAGGAAGAAGCCAAGACCATGTTCACAACAGTCATGAACGAACAGACCGCAAAATTCGAAGAAACCTTCAAAACAAAAACCATTCAAATCCCCGTGGTTAAAAAAGACGGGAAGTGGTATATCGAGCAGGTTGCTGAAGATATGATTGACGTAATCTCTTCCGGATTTGTTTCT is a window from the Clostridiaceae bacterium HFYG-1003 genome containing:
- a CDS encoding MoaD/ThiS family protein yields the protein MIISVRAILNSAPSLRQSLELAEYSTVQNALNHLGLTEHLQIEGQVITILVNGREAVPDTVLADNDRLLLLQAMTGG